One Microbacterium sp. zg-B96 genomic region harbors:
- a CDS encoding heme-binding protein codes for MPRNVMQAEAEKIMAVAEREALRLGKGLSIAVVDSGGFLVSVRRFDGARPMTPLIAISKAYTSAVMQRPSGMLKGWSSSDPVFFSKVGDMGQFPIVATGGGVTLKLEGEFVGGVGVSGGTPQEDEALAQTILTELGYETDFAEWAGAKTAAETKD; via the coding sequence ATGCCTCGTAATGTGATGCAGGCAGAAGCCGAGAAGATCATGGCGGTCGCCGAGCGCGAGGCGCTGCGGCTGGGCAAGGGATTGAGCATCGCCGTCGTCGATTCCGGCGGGTTCCTGGTGAGCGTCCGCCGCTTCGACGGCGCGCGCCCGATGACTCCGCTCATCGCGATCTCGAAGGCCTACACCTCTGCGGTGATGCAGCGCCCCAGCGGCATGCTCAAGGGCTGGTCGAGCTCGGACCCGGTGTTCTTCAGCAAGGTCGGCGACATGGGACAGTTCCCGATCGTGGCCACCGGCGGCGGGGTGACCCTCAAGCTCGAGGGCGAGTTCGTCGGCGGCGTCGGGGTATCAGGCGGCACGCCGCAGGAGGACGAGGCGCTCGCGCAGACCATCCTCACCGAGCTGGGCTACGAGACCGACTTCGCCGAGTGGGCGGGAGCCAAGACCGCCGCCGAGACCAAGGACTGA
- a CDS encoding MFS transporter, with the protein MELVPQARASRARWGVALLFFVNAVAFASIVPRYVELRETFSLDNATFGLVIASGPVGALAAGLIAGRLLRSIGSAPTAVVSSMLLGLNLIVISMASDGWTLALALFIAGILDSTGDIGNNAHGLRVQRALGKSVISGLHGVWSVGAIVGGSVAALALANGVPIGVQLVTTGILIALLSLAAGVLVRLPAAPAPDRPSVAPTAAGRFALWPFLAIVGIGIAGALLEDIVSTWGGIYLVDIVGAGTTTAGAAFIAFMCALTLGRLVGDAAIDRWGPGRVLTVGAWLAATGFVLALAVPASWTSLAGFALVGIGIATMIPSAMQAADQAPGLRAGVGLTISSLVMRVGFLAPPLIGAFADATSLRLALLSAPAVALSVVALARVSTRVPE; encoded by the coding sequence ATGGAACTCGTGCCGCAGGCTCGCGCAAGTCGGGCTCGGTGGGGTGTCGCGTTGCTCTTCTTCGTCAACGCCGTGGCGTTCGCATCGATCGTTCCCCGGTATGTCGAGCTGCGAGAGACGTTCTCCCTCGACAACGCCACCTTCGGCCTGGTGATCGCGTCGGGCCCGGTCGGGGCTCTTGCGGCGGGTCTGATCGCGGGTCGTCTGTTGCGGTCTATCGGCTCTGCCCCCACCGCCGTCGTGTCCTCGATGCTGCTCGGACTCAACCTCATCGTCATCTCGATGGCCTCCGACGGCTGGACGCTTGCTCTGGCCCTCTTCATCGCGGGGATTCTGGATTCCACGGGGGACATCGGAAACAACGCGCACGGACTGCGCGTGCAGCGTGCGCTGGGCAAGTCCGTGATCAGCGGCCTGCACGGTGTCTGGAGCGTGGGGGCGATCGTGGGCGGGTCGGTGGCTGCGCTGGCTCTGGCTAACGGGGTGCCGATCGGCGTGCAGCTGGTGACCACCGGCATCCTGATCGCACTGCTGTCGCTGGCAGCGGGCGTGCTCGTGCGGCTTCCGGCTGCGCCCGCCCCCGATCGGCCGTCGGTGGCACCGACCGCGGCGGGACGATTCGCGCTGTGGCCGTTCCTCGCGATCGTCGGCATCGGCATCGCCGGAGCGCTGCTCGAGGACATCGTCTCGACGTGGGGCGGGATCTACCTCGTCGACATCGTCGGCGCCGGAACGACAACGGCCGGGGCCGCATTCATCGCCTTCATGTGCGCTTTGACGCTCGGGCGGCTCGTGGGGGACGCGGCGATCGACAGGTGGGGACCGGGTCGGGTCCTCACCGTCGGCGCGTGGCTGGCTGCGACGGGATTCGTCCTGGCCCTTGCCGTCCCGGCGTCGTGGACCTCGCTTGCGGGGTTCGCGCTGGTCGGCATCGGCATCGCGACGATGATCCCGTCCGCAATGCAGGCGGCCGACCAGGCGCCGGGCCTGCGCGCGGGTGTGGGCCTGACGATCTCGTCGCTCGTGATGCGCGTCGGCTTCCTCGCCCCGCCGCTCATCGGCGCCTTCGCCGACGCGACGTCGCTGCGCCTCGCGCTACTGAGCGCCCCCGCCGTCGCGCTGTCCGTCGTCGCCCTCGCCCGAGTGAGTACTCGCGTTCCCGAGTGA
- a CDS encoding fumarylacetoacetate hydrolase family protein — MLLARCARDGREFLGYVEDDEVAEISGDPLRIPFAPLQDDPQSLRTGARHPLDAVAFLPPVFPPTFYAAGFNYKAHNRHHEELGYDPVKVGTRPEVGYRAQSALIGHGGDIVKPGGVEGRFEAEAELVAVIGRTLKHADRDQARAAVFGWTIGNDVSARTWQHADRTFYRAKNADTFKPMGPWIATGIDPLRSTTTVRRNGEVDARFATGDMIFDPYDFIVEMTKYITLRPGDVLWLGADGNTPMAVGDVIDIDISGIGTLTNRVVADADKERMPS; from the coding sequence ATGCTGCTGGCCCGCTGCGCGCGCGACGGACGCGAGTTCCTCGGCTACGTCGAGGACGACGAGGTCGCCGAGATCTCCGGCGACCCGCTGCGCATCCCCTTCGCGCCTCTCCAGGACGACCCGCAGTCGCTGCGCACCGGCGCGCGGCACCCGCTCGACGCGGTCGCGTTTCTCCCGCCGGTGTTCCCGCCGACCTTCTACGCCGCCGGGTTCAACTACAAGGCGCACAACCGGCACCACGAAGAGCTCGGCTACGACCCGGTGAAGGTGGGCACCCGTCCCGAGGTGGGCTACCGCGCGCAGAGCGCCCTCATCGGTCACGGCGGAGACATCGTCAAACCCGGCGGGGTCGAGGGGCGTTTCGAGGCCGAGGCGGAGCTTGTCGCAGTCATCGGCCGCACGCTCAAGCACGCCGACCGTGACCAGGCACGCGCGGCGGTCTTCGGCTGGACTATCGGCAACGACGTCAGCGCCCGCACCTGGCAGCACGCGGACCGCACGTTCTACCGCGCGAAGAACGCCGACACGTTCAAGCCGATGGGCCCCTGGATCGCCACCGGCATCGACCCTCTGCGCTCCACCACGACGGTGCGGCGCAATGGCGAGGTCGATGCCCGGTTCGCCACCGGCGACATGATCTTCGACCCGTACGACTTCATCGTCGAGATGACGAAGTACATCACCCTGCGACCCGGCGACGTGCTGTGGCTCGGCGCCGACGGCAACACCCCCATGGCCGTGGGGGACGTCATCGACATCGACATCTCCGGGATCGGGACACTCACCAATCGCGTCGTCGCCGACGCGGACAAAGAAAGGATGCCGTCATGA
- a CDS encoding alpha/beta hydrolase: MPYVDNNGTTIYYEQHGEGSPILFVHGSGGHHAAWWQQVVALRDHHTVVTLDLRGFGNSDKDDSFDSLNFPGDIVAVIEDADLTDVTLLGQSIGAAAALKAALRVPERVRGVILAHSLGGIDHPEITPLVKADRAEAEKLPVIDRLLTKQFRRDESAKTFLFTQMGTFNKARMQDLRNLATDGPTVGDVAAAGIRLAFLAGEKDAVLSPATVTKAHELMSGSLLEVVPGAPHSMYWERPDLFNAAVKRLTDELEGN; encoded by the coding sequence ATGCCATACGTGGACAACAACGGCACCACGATCTACTACGAGCAGCACGGCGAAGGGTCGCCGATCCTGTTCGTGCACGGGTCCGGCGGACACCACGCCGCCTGGTGGCAGCAGGTCGTCGCGCTACGCGACCACCACACCGTCGTCACCCTGGACCTGCGCGGCTTCGGCAACTCCGACAAGGACGACTCGTTCGACAGCCTCAACTTCCCCGGCGACATCGTCGCGGTGATTGAGGATGCCGACCTCACCGACGTCACCCTGCTCGGCCAGTCGATCGGCGCCGCCGCGGCCCTCAAGGCCGCACTGCGCGTGCCCGAGCGGGTGCGGGGAGTCATCCTCGCGCACTCCCTCGGCGGCATCGACCACCCCGAGATCACCCCGCTGGTGAAGGCCGACCGCGCCGAGGCCGAGAAGCTGCCGGTGATCGACCGGCTGCTGACGAAGCAGTTCCGCCGGGACGAGTCGGCGAAGACCTTCCTGTTCACGCAGATGGGCACCTTCAACAAGGCCCGCATGCAGGACCTGCGAAACCTCGCCACCGACGGTCCGACGGTCGGGGACGTGGCCGCCGCCGGCATCCGACTTGCCTTCCTCGCCGGCGAGAAGGACGCGGTGCTGAGCCCGGCGACGGTGACCAAGGCGCACGAGCTGATGTCCGGGTCGTTGCTGGAAGTCGTCCCTGGGGCGCCACATTCGATGTATTGGGAGCGCCCCGATCTGTTCAACGCCGCGGTGAAGCGGCTCACCGATGAGCTCGAAGGGAACTGA
- a CDS encoding MarR family winged helix-turn-helix transcriptional regulator — MPDDVVPDDRTFTQLAELVIDIAREVQLRTAQSTPVVPLTPTQGQVMRFVHRHPGCSASDVADGSGLQRANASTALRELRERGYITSQRDADDGRAIRIHATELSDATIATLQGTWAALLERAWRTGGPSDAEGVPADVTAALTRIHDGLGADRATKAFAPATPAPGARGADSTHPDR; from the coding sequence ATGCCCGACGACGTCGTCCCTGATGATCGCACGTTCACGCAACTCGCCGAGCTCGTGATCGACATCGCCCGCGAGGTGCAGTTGCGTACGGCGCAGTCGACCCCGGTGGTGCCCCTGACTCCCACCCAGGGTCAGGTGATGCGCTTCGTGCATCGGCACCCCGGCTGCTCGGCATCCGACGTCGCCGACGGCAGCGGCCTGCAGCGTGCCAACGCCAGCACGGCGCTGCGTGAACTGCGCGAGCGCGGCTACATCACCTCGCAGCGCGACGCCGACGACGGACGTGCCATCCGCATCCACGCCACCGAGCTGTCGGACGCGACGATCGCCACGCTGCAGGGCACGTGGGCCGCCCTCCTCGAGAGGGCGTGGCGCACGGGAGGACCATCGGATGCCGAGGGGGTGCCGGCAGACGTGACCGCGGCGCTCACCCGCATCCACGACGGGCTCGGTGCAGACCGCGCAACGAAAGCCTTCGCGCCCGCCACTCCCGCCCCCGGGGCCCGGGGCGCAGACTCGACCCATCCCGACCGCTGA
- a CDS encoding VOC family protein yields the protein MSTTETSAGTTPVAPGFSLPEPKFDSEGRSIEPKYIHHVNFPTTNVDRTVEWYTKVFGLKRVMPKSNTRVVLMTKGRFDLHFTPVEEMDRMAPYHFAMEVEDWDGFLGHLDSLGIRHTRPVERPENQSKFCYIHDPDHTMIELVFHGKRPA from the coding sequence ATGAGCACGACCGAGACGAGCGCGGGCACCACTCCGGTGGCCCCCGGCTTCAGCCTGCCGGAGCCGAAGTTCGACTCCGAGGGCCGGAGCATCGAACCGAAGTACATCCACCACGTCAACTTCCCCACCACCAACGTGGACCGCACCGTCGAGTGGTACACGAAGGTCTTCGGGCTGAAGCGGGTGATGCCCAAGAGCAACACCCGGGTGGTGCTGATGACCAAGGGCCGCTTCGACCTGCACTTCACGCCGGTTGAGGAGATGGACCGCATGGCGCCGTACCACTTCGCCATGGAGGTGGAGGACTGGGACGGCTTCCTCGGGCACCTCGACAGCCTCGGCATCCGCCACACCCGCCCGGTGGAGCGCCCCGAGAACCAGTCGAAGTTCTGCTATATCCACGACCCCGACCACACGATGATCGAGCTCGTCTTCCACGGCAAGCGCCCCGCCTGA
- a CDS encoding VOC family protein: protein MSIERIESVTYGVDDLDECTRFFIDFGLALREQTPTRAVLTTQVGQTVVLRPLEDPELPAAVESGPGIREVVWGVDSQESLEVLVAGLRSDRAVHVDPDGVAHTYDETGFGVGLAVTRPEHVGYDPRKYNSSGRIERWNSSHGAIPQVRPIRICHVALNIPKEGRREAADFYLSRLNFRATDIVEPMGVFMQIEGDDDQHNFLLCHRPDRAGTNHTSYEVSGFDDVIEGGNHMIQKGWREARRLGRHTVGSNVFRFIHNPAGGRVEYAADMDRVDDSYGPNVHAETPPHHIWVLETNRENPVPNTSEGSALA from the coding sequence ATGTCCATCGAACGCATCGAGTCCGTCACCTACGGTGTCGACGACCTCGACGAGTGCACGCGTTTCTTCATCGACTTCGGGCTCGCCCTGCGCGAGCAGACTCCGACCCGTGCGGTGCTGACCACCCAGGTCGGCCAGACCGTGGTGCTGCGTCCGCTGGAGGACCCCGAGCTTCCGGCAGCGGTGGAGAGCGGGCCGGGAATCCGCGAGGTGGTGTGGGGCGTCGACTCGCAGGAATCCCTCGAAGTGCTCGTGGCGGGCCTGCGCAGCGACCGGGCTGTACACGTGGACCCCGACGGTGTCGCGCACACCTACGACGAGACCGGCTTCGGCGTGGGGCTCGCCGTCACCCGACCCGAGCACGTCGGCTACGACCCGCGCAAGTACAACAGTTCCGGGCGCATCGAGCGGTGGAACTCCTCGCACGGTGCCATCCCGCAGGTGCGGCCCATTCGCATCTGCCACGTGGCGCTGAACATCCCGAAGGAAGGCAGGCGCGAAGCGGCCGACTTCTACCTGTCGCGACTGAACTTCCGCGCCACCGACATCGTGGAGCCGATGGGGGTGTTCATGCAGATCGAGGGCGACGACGACCAGCACAACTTCCTGCTGTGCCACCGCCCCGACCGCGCCGGCACCAACCACACCTCCTACGAGGTGTCGGGGTTCGATGACGTCATCGAGGGCGGCAACCACATGATCCAGAAGGGGTGGCGGGAAGCCCGTCGCCTCGGCCGTCACACCGTCGGATCCAATGTCTTCCGTTTCATCCACAACCCCGCGGGCGGGCGCGTCGAATACGCCGCCGACATGGACCGCGTCGACGACAGCTACGGGCCGAACGTGCACGCCGAGACGCCGCCGCACCACATCTGGGTGCTCGAGACCAACCGGGAGAACCCGGTTCCCAACACATCAGAAGGAAGCGCTCTGGCATGA
- a CDS encoding NAD-dependent succinate-semialdehyde dehydrogenase, with amino-acid sequence MTIVTENSTAAAEIYASARLGLYIDGQWRDGADGRTFDVLNPATGDVIGQVPRAEARDLDDALAAAERAFPLWRDTSAFDKSRILMKATALLRERAGEIGRLMAIEQGKPLKDAVTEVQRVSGTLEWCAQETRRLYGRIIPTDIDTQLTVRYEPVGVVGAIVPWNFPAGSPMRKMSAAIAAGCALVIKASQEVPATVCALAEVFHDAGLPAGVLNLVFGRGAETAEHLIDAPQTRLIAFTGSVPVGKQLNARAGALMKPTIMELGGHAPVIVAADADPVQAARRASGAKWANAGQVCTSPSRFFVHESIAAEFTAEMVRLAEALVVGDPLDDDVTMGPLINAKRVEATEHLVRDAVAHGARVATGGERIGETGCFYAPTVLTDVPLDAEVMSEEPFGPIAPITTFTDLDEAIRIANSLPFGLAAYAFTESAATADVLVRGFEAGILSINHCGGSVTEAPSGGVKDSGIGRESGPEGVQAYLVTKRISHKLR; translated from the coding sequence ATGACCATCGTCACCGAGAACAGCACGGCCGCGGCCGAGATCTATGCCAGCGCGCGGCTGGGCCTGTACATCGACGGCCAGTGGCGCGACGGTGCCGACGGGCGCACGTTCGACGTGCTCAACCCGGCCACCGGAGACGTCATCGGCCAGGTCCCCCGGGCCGAAGCGCGCGACCTCGATGACGCGCTCGCCGCGGCCGAGCGCGCCTTCCCGCTCTGGCGCGACACGTCCGCGTTCGACAAGAGCCGCATCCTCATGAAAGCAACGGCGCTGCTGCGCGAGCGCGCGGGTGAGATCGGCCGGCTCATGGCGATCGAACAGGGCAAGCCCCTGAAGGATGCCGTCACCGAGGTGCAGCGGGTCTCCGGCACCCTGGAGTGGTGCGCGCAGGAGACCCGGCGCCTGTACGGCCGCATCATCCCCACCGACATCGACACGCAGCTGACGGTGCGGTACGAGCCGGTCGGCGTGGTCGGGGCGATCGTGCCGTGGAACTTCCCCGCCGGCTCCCCCATGCGCAAGATGTCGGCCGCCATTGCCGCCGGCTGCGCACTGGTCATCAAGGCCTCGCAGGAGGTCCCGGCGACCGTCTGCGCACTCGCCGAGGTCTTCCACGATGCCGGACTGCCCGCTGGCGTGCTGAACCTCGTCTTCGGCCGGGGCGCCGAAACCGCCGAGCACCTCATCGACGCGCCCCAGACCCGACTGATCGCCTTCACCGGATCGGTGCCCGTCGGAAAGCAGCTCAACGCCCGCGCCGGCGCGCTGATGAAGCCGACCATCATGGAGCTCGGCGGACACGCGCCCGTCATCGTCGCCGCCGACGCCGACCCGGTCCAGGCCGCTCGCCGCGCGTCGGGAGCCAAATGGGCCAACGCCGGCCAGGTGTGCACGTCCCCCAGCCGCTTCTTCGTGCACGAGAGCATCGCTGCGGAATTCACCGCCGAGATGGTGCGTCTGGCCGAAGCGCTCGTCGTCGGTGACCCGCTCGACGATGACGTCACGATGGGTCCGCTCATCAACGCGAAACGGGTCGAGGCGACCGAGCACCTGGTGCGCGATGCCGTCGCACACGGCGCCAGGGTGGCCACCGGCGGGGAGCGCATCGGCGAGACCGGCTGCTTCTACGCCCCCACCGTCCTCACCGATGTCCCGCTGGACGCTGAGGTCATGAGTGAGGAGCCGTTCGGCCCCATCGCGCCGATCACGACCTTCACCGACCTCGACGAAGCCATCCGCATCGCCAACTCGCTACCGTTCGGGCTCGCCGCGTACGCGTTCACCGAGTCGGCTGCGACCGCCGACGTGCTGGTGCGCGGCTTCGAAGCCGGCATCCTCTCGATCAACCATTGCGGCGGATCGGTCACCGAAGCACCCTCGGGCGGGGTGAAGGACAGTGGCATCGGTCGCGAATCCGGCCCGGAAGGCGTGCAGGCGTACCTGGTCACCAAGCGCATCAGCCACAAACTGCGGTGA